The Synechococcus sp. UW179A DNA window TGAGACGTCGCAATCCAGCGAGGCCGTCACGCTCGAGGTTGCGAACACGATCTCTGCTGATGCCAATTACCCGACCGATGCCAGTGAGACTCATCGGATCCTCGCCGTCCATCCCGTAGCGCATCCGCAACACACGCTCCTGCA harbors:
- a CDS encoding sigma factor-like helix-turn-helix DNA-binding protein, encoding QERVLRMRYGMDGEDPMSLTGIGRVIGISRDRVRNLERDGLAGLRRLSDQVEAYVAC